One genomic window of Bacteroidales bacterium includes the following:
- a CDS encoding MerR family transcriptional regulator, with protein sequence MPYKEQKVDKLYYSIGEVAEMFEVNNSLIRYWEKEFDIIKPKKNKKGNRYFTQEDIENFHIIYYLVKDMGMTLKGAKKKLKENKDGTIYNFKVIESLKSIRSMLTELREDLDDI encoded by the coding sequence TACAGTATAGGTGAAGTCGCAGAAATGTTTGAAGTGAACAATTCCCTGATCCGTTACTGGGAAAAAGAATTCGATATCATTAAGCCCAAAAAGAACAAAAAGGGGAATCGTTATTTTACACAGGAAGACATAGAGAATTTTCATATCATTTATTACCTGGTCAAAGATATGGGTATGACCTTAAAAGGTGCCAAAAAGAAGCTAAAGGAGAACAAAGACGGAACCATCTATAATTTTAAGGTAATTGAATCCCTTAAGAGTATCCGCTCTATGCTCACGGAGCTTCGTGAAGATCTGGATGATATTTAA